The following DNA comes from Toxorhynchites rutilus septentrionalis strain SRP unplaced genomic scaffold, ASM2978413v1 HiC_scaffold_193, whole genome shotgun sequence.
TCTTGCTTTCTTGCTTTCTTGCTTTCTTGCTTTCTTGCTTTCTTGCTTTCTTGCTTTCTTGCTTTCttgctttctttctttcttgctTTCTTGCTTTCTTGCTTTCTTGCTTTCTTGCTTTCTTGCTTTCATGTTTTCTTGCTTTCTTGCCTTCTTGCTTTCTTGCTTTCTTGCTTTCTTGCTTTCTTGCTTTCTTGCTTTCTTGCTTTCATGTTTTCTTGCTTTCTTGCTTTCTTACTTTCTTGCTTTCTTGCTTTCTTGCTTTCTTACTATCTTGCTTTCttgctttctttctttcttgctTTCTTGCTTTCTTGCTTTCTTGCTTTCTTGCTTTCTTGCTTTCTTGCCTTCTTGCTTTCTTGCTTTCTTGCTTTCTTGCTTTCTTGCTTTCTTGCTTTCTTGCTTTCTTGCTTTCTtgctttcttgttttcttgcttCTTGCTTTCTTGCTTTCTTGCTTTCTTGCTTTCTTGCTTTCTTGCTTTCTTGCTTTCTTGCTTTCTTGCTTTCTTGCTTTCTTGCTTTCTTGCTTTCTTGCTTTCTTACTTTCTTGCTTTTTTGCTTTCTTGCTTTCTTGCTTTCTTGCTTTCTTGCTTTCTTGCCTTCTTGCTTTCTTGCATTTTTGCTTTCTTGCTTTCTTGCTTTCTTGCTTCCTTGCTTTCTTACTTTCTTGCTTCCTTGCTTTCTTATTTTGTTGCTTTcttgcagtgtttggatttcgatcaaaatcgaatgatacacaatgtgtcatgcaagtaaactctcacgaacatataaccaaatatgagaggatcattcagatacttgtatgaatgtcagcaatcacttttgtaacatttagtgattaaactaagagaagaacgaagactgttgtttgcatattcgagctgtatcaaacatggcacactattttcgaagcctgcatacaagtttgaaccgcatatatcgtcccattttactatagcgaaacccactgcacagacaagtgcaaagcaataaatgatacaagaaaaattacgtcatcattacatCACCATTtacggagagcagcgaatgggaaaagagataaaacgcgagagtttttgcttctcactggagcggtgttgctagtaaaactatgcggtctatatgaatatacacatttcgagggatagaggcgttaaaaatggcaaatataatctgactacccttcccttagcctctatcgagctaaataatcatatagtttgcactctctgagacttaaaaatcaggatctgctacattagctaaatatgaatctttcgctttgcgttgtccgtatgatcctgctgtttcatgatgcatggagaggtcggtatgcatatggtgcgtattctgtattccgacggatttctatttcgttcgaaagtgatatTTCGATCGTTTTCGAATTTACCATTCCCTATTCCAATCGTTTTGCTCGTTTCGAACGAAAGTGTTAGAAAATTTCGAATATGCATCGATCTGTCAAAAACCGATAAACAAAAAGAAACACCGTATTAAATAGCGGCGAGTGCGAGTTgaatttcagttaatttttgatcctaagagaaatttgtgagaaaattttctcgttCAATGGATTCCGTTTTGTTACCGATTTTGGCGGAGCAAGAAGAAATTGGAATGCCTTGCTACCATCGGCGAAACCACCGAAAATCAACCGACTTCATAAAACTTTCTGATGAAGCGTAAGTATCCGTCTCAAAAATCCCATGTTTGTTTCTCTTATTGATTAATTTTGCCCTTATTCAGATTCATCAAAAGTTTTCGTCTAAGTAAGGAAGCTTTTCGGTACGTTTTAGAGGAAATTGAGAACTGCCTTACCACAAGGAAAGGTGGTCTATCCACGGAGGTGAAACTCGCAGCATGTTTGCGATTCTTTGCTGAAGGAAATTATCAACATGGAGCAGGGCAAGATTATCACATTGCCATAGCACAGCCCACATTTTCCAAGGTGCTGACTGAAATGCTTAACATTCTGGAGCGGACACTGTGTAAGAAATGGATTTCCCTAAATATGACGGAAGACGAACAGCGGCGTGCTAAACTACACTTCTatcagaaaacatcaattcCGGGTGTTATTATGTGTTTGGATGGAACCCACGTAAAAATTATTCCACCTAAGCtgaatcgaaatttgttttttaatcggAAGGGATTTTATAGTCTCAACGTTCTGATTGTAAGTATTATTAGTATTTGAATTAACAAATCAATGAACAAATACTCTTTTTTATCAACATAGGTTTGTGACGATCAGCAAAGGATTCGTTTCGTTGATCCTACCTTCCAGGGATCTAATCATGACTCTCATATATGGCGTGTAAGCCCTGCAAGAACTCACTTTGAGCAGCTTCACCAAAATGGTGAAGTTAATACTAAGATTCTAGGTAATGTTCAACTACAATATTTTAGTATACTTGTATGTACTgtgtgataaaatattttcaggtgatgctGGTTATCCATCGGAACCTTGGTTAGTAACGCCATTCAGAGCAGCGGAGGAAGGGAGTTTGGAGAGCGATTTTAATCGCAGGCATGCCTTGGGTCGTGCTATCGTCGAGCGGACAATCGGTTTACTAAAAAATCGGTTTAGATGCATCCTTGGCGCGAGACAACTTCACTACAATCCTACTAAATGCGCTCAAATTATAAATGTATGCTGTGCACTTCACAATATATGCTTAGAATTTGGTCGTTCTCAGTAGTTATAATATGTTATGCAGCTGTTTACATaataaacttttgtttaaattaatatttatgactgTTAAATTTCATCTAACTTGTTTGCAAATGCTCAAATAAATAACAACCACCGGAAAAGGAAGTGTCTTCCTTACTTAACTATGGTTTCGGCAGAATTATTTACTCTTATTCCTGCCAACACTTTGAGAACATGTCATTATCGATTTCTCGTAAGCAGgccaagtattcaaataaccattgttaatactttttgcgttgttttaaccccttgctgtacgatttaatttccaacagcacGGCCCAAAACGAGCACTTCGAGTCGTTCcgctactctgctgagtgtggGTATCTAACATGGGTGCCCTATGATGAGCAAATACATGttgtgtttaaaataaaaacgaaggaGTTATTACTACGTACTAActcgttcgtttttattttaattataatattcaaattatattttatatttttagctcattcaatttttttttttaaataacggaAATTTGATAATCTTCAGTTGTCGGTATCCTCATCATATGCCTGAAGCTATGTAATTATTTCACATCGAGAAACAACGAGTGAAGTTCAATGttgtacgtgaaggggttaaggAAGTTCCATAAACTATAGGCGAAAttcgtgaattttaaaaaagtttatataattttgatgctattccaaacaaacttcaaagaaaaaattaagtaagatttttcttccatggaaagatataaaaatacgattagaacttttttca
Coding sequences within:
- the LOC129781727 gene encoding putative nuclease HARBI1 produces the protein MDSVLLPILAEQEEIGMPCYHRRNHRKSTDFIKLSDEAFIKSFRLSKEAFRYVLEEIENCLTTRKGGLSTEVKLAACLRFFAEGNYQHGAGQDYHIAIAQPTFSKVLTEMLNILERTLCKKWISLNMTEDEQRRAKLHFYQKTSIPGVIMCLDGTHVKIIPPKLNRNLFFNRKGFYSLNVLIVCDDQQRIRFVDPTFQGSNHDSHIWRVSPARTHFEQLHQNGEVNTKILARPKTSTSSRSATLLSVGI